A part of Paenibacillus donghaensis genomic DNA contains:
- a CDS encoding S-layer homology domain-containing protein, which yields MKSKFAHKVIAFATAAITIFGGVVPAFAAPASVPVTPVASTTPLASSAFSDTSHHWGQNAIEKWSGYSVVQGYNGSFRPDAPVTRAEYSSMIDNIMKYIELGDNRFSDLGQEKWYYNAMLKLNTAGVLKGTDGKALPNNKITRQEAAVLIAGAFETGNAASASSSGTAFSDHAQIADWADEAVQSLVSKSVISGMPDGTFRPAAPLTRAEAVTMFDKLIQTLITAPGEYSQDVVGNVVVNTSGATLKNMKITGDLYVAQGVGEGEVTLDNVKITGNVHVQGGGENSILFNNVDVKGALIVNKYNGKVRVLATGSTSVSITLLESGAMLVTKELTGGGFETVEISADVLAGQEVKLDGNFNKVVNKSAQVKITGTGTIKELVADVTTHIAGTVTIDKITKTGNAEVTLENNTPQPSSTATPVNNSGGSGGGSAGGGGSTDGGSQTVSVKGISLDVSALSMVVGESKTLKATIAPVNATNQKVLWTIAGGGMTVLEVNGDGVISAKSPGTAKVIATSEDGGFTAETVVKVEQPALGVKVSKYEGVAVDRAAVIEETVIANSANVTIVEAGRSLIQAHHYDTSVTALAPMKQTTVGHAVYAVITLQDLNGKPLTDTTGVGITVNGATYGADYFGRALAEGFKAGSFVLPLNAGQPESIRQYKLEFTQAGYVQTSLTVTYRPAGTPIVKAIGAISGSTDIGSELKAGVVSYEGTPANQELAYQWYRADSEQGKYTAISGANTSTYVLTPEDGNHYLRVWASADEIKVSGAVVSEAFGPVQPAVNAEEVFAAIEAAYLGSNKDKSNVTTSLTLPTSLPAYPGVTMVWSSSNLQVIDAAGKVTRGERDDQFVNLTVTLGGQAAGSRTYELTVRAAGTENVGIEGFIDPYFTANYPQAFIKDGTVHVRYALKAPAEVYMVVNTINGMHKSDVKAVLEGHAGIDNRPVYANQWPYFEVKENAINQVQEFDTGIKLSDTNGQEARVEFVIVDPGKNYFSSAVTTILFDSKVVSALDTYPPRSDMKYINRALDTIYVYYHEKLDLSSAPSKSDYTLSAGQVDAVTLFNEDGKWGIAPGYAKLSVSGITEADAAGLMLSYNGSAIRDLSDAGNQALPYTKQPVWTISEHFSKVVVSSDRKSLIAEIVPGWEPYVNEQLELYNSEEVKSRFAVAITGQGSYSPSFSTYSYAGNYLEFTLKFDTPLPEGNTTLTFDTTGIVNWAKDLYPAKLISESITQIEAPGTPSAKYNEKTGVLNLSFAPDFSLDYASLAAGLVLKVDGVEYALRGYILSRHTYTQNGQTTANTLDIRLNDQYSWKFKQAVDKGTDVQIKYTKVNGDHNSQISDGGGSLLPDFDYVTVVKKP from the coding sequence ATGAAATCCAAGTTTGCCCACAAAGTGATCGCGTTTGCCACAGCGGCAATCACGATCTTCGGAGGAGTAGTGCCGGCGTTTGCGGCTCCTGCATCCGTTCCAGTTACACCAGTAGCTTCCACCACACCCTTAGCATCGTCGGCCTTTAGCGATACCAGCCATCACTGGGGACAGAATGCCATTGAGAAATGGAGCGGGTATAGTGTGGTTCAAGGGTACAATGGGAGCTTCAGGCCCGATGCGCCGGTAACCCGGGCTGAATACTCAAGTATGATCGACAACATTATGAAATACATAGAACTAGGAGATAACAGATTCAGTGATCTTGGTCAAGAGAAATGGTATTACAATGCGATGCTTAAGCTTAATACGGCGGGCGTTCTGAAAGGAACAGATGGTAAAGCGCTGCCGAATAACAAAATCACCCGACAGGAAGCAGCTGTGCTGATTGCTGGGGCTTTTGAAACGGGGAATGCAGCCAGTGCCTCTTCCTCTGGGACAGCTTTCAGTGATCATGCACAAATTGCAGACTGGGCCGATGAAGCTGTGCAGAGTCTGGTATCTAAGTCCGTAATCAGTGGCATGCCTGACGGCACGTTCAGACCAGCGGCTCCGCTTACACGGGCTGAAGCGGTTACGATGTTTGATAAGCTGATTCAAACGTTAATCACGGCGCCGGGGGAATACTCTCAGGATGTGGTAGGGAATGTGGTCGTCAACACTTCAGGGGCAACCCTCAAGAATATGAAGATCACAGGTGATCTATATGTCGCGCAAGGGGTTGGCGAAGGGGAAGTAACCCTGGATAACGTGAAGATTACTGGCAATGTGCACGTCCAGGGGGGCGGGGAGAACTCCATCCTCTTTAATAATGTGGACGTGAAAGGCGCACTCATTGTTAATAAATATAATGGCAAGGTTCGTGTTCTGGCTACCGGCAGCACTTCCGTATCCATAACCCTATTGGAGAGCGGCGCCATGCTGGTGACTAAGGAACTTACGGGCGGCGGATTCGAAACGGTTGAAATCTCGGCCGACGTGCTGGCCGGACAAGAGGTGAAACTGGACGGCAATTTCAACAAGGTTGTGAATAAGTCGGCTCAGGTTAAGATCACTGGTACCGGTACGATTAAGGAGCTGGTGGCCGATGTGACTACACATATTGCGGGCACTGTCACTATAGACAAAATCACTAAAACCGGCAATGCAGAGGTTACTCTAGAGAATAACACTCCTCAACCAAGCAGCACGGCCACACCTGTTAATAACAGTGGTGGTTCAGGTGGCGGTTCGGCCGGTGGCGGCGGTTCAACGGATGGAGGAAGCCAGACCGTATCGGTCAAGGGTATCTCTCTGGATGTATCTGCGCTTTCCATGGTTGTCGGTGAGAGCAAAACGCTGAAAGCGACGATCGCACCTGTCAATGCAACAAACCAGAAAGTGCTGTGGACAATAGCTGGCGGCGGCATGACTGTACTTGAAGTGAACGGAGATGGAGTCATTTCGGCCAAGAGTCCGGGAACAGCGAAGGTGATCGCGACCTCTGAGGATGGAGGATTCACAGCTGAGACAGTTGTGAAGGTTGAACAGCCTGCACTGGGTGTGAAGGTGTCCAAATACGAAGGCGTTGCAGTAGACAGAGCAGCAGTAATCGAAGAAACTGTTATAGCAAATAGCGCTAATGTGACCATTGTAGAGGCAGGCAGATCTCTGATCCAAGCCCATCATTATGATACTTCGGTTACAGCGTTGGCCCCAATGAAGCAAACTACGGTAGGTCATGCAGTGTATGCGGTCATTACGCTGCAAGACTTGAACGGTAAGCCACTTACAGATACCACTGGAGTTGGAATTACGGTTAATGGTGCTACATATGGTGCTGATTATTTTGGTAGAGCACTGGCTGAAGGCTTCAAGGCCGGCAGCTTCGTATTGCCGCTGAATGCCGGGCAGCCGGAGAGCATCCGTCAATATAAGCTGGAGTTTACACAGGCTGGGTATGTTCAGACTTCCTTGACAGTTACTTATCGTCCGGCTGGAACCCCTATTGTGAAGGCTATAGGTGCTATTAGTGGAAGCACGGACATTGGCAGCGAATTGAAGGCAGGGGTGGTAAGCTATGAGGGAACTCCGGCTAATCAAGAGCTTGCATACCAATGGTACCGGGCAGATTCAGAGCAAGGCAAGTATACTGCGATTTCGGGAGCCAATACATCAACTTATGTACTGACACCAGAAGATGGTAATCACTACCTCCGAGTATGGGCTTCGGCCGATGAGATTAAGGTCAGTGGTGCGGTAGTAAGTGAGGCCTTTGGGCCGGTACAGCCGGCTGTGAATGCGGAGGAGGTTTTTGCGGCCATTGAAGCTGCTTACCTAGGAAGCAATAAGGATAAGAGCAACGTTACCACAAGTTTAACTCTGCCGACATCCTTGCCTGCTTATCCTGGTGTGACCATGGTTTGGTCATCCAGCAATCTGCAAGTGATCGATGCTGCTGGTAAAGTTACCAGAGGTGAACGGGATGATCAGTTCGTAAACCTGACAGTCACTCTGGGCGGACAAGCCGCCGGATCGAGAACTTATGAATTAACCGTTAGAGCCGCAGGAACTGAAAATGTCGGTATCGAAGGATTCATTGATCCTTATTTCACTGCGAATTACCCTCAGGCCTTTATCAAGGATGGAACGGTTCATGTGAGATATGCGCTGAAGGCGCCTGCCGAGGTCTATATGGTTGTGAACACGATCAATGGCATGCATAAGTCCGATGTGAAGGCTGTGCTGGAAGGCCATGCTGGAATAGACAACAGACCGGTCTATGCCAATCAATGGCCATACTTTGAAGTGAAAGAGAATGCGATTAACCAGGTGCAGGAATTCGACACCGGGATTAAGCTTTCCGACACCAACGGACAAGAAGCACGGGTTGAATTTGTAATTGTCGATCCGGGGAAGAATTACTTCTCATCTGCAGTCACTACGATCTTGTTTGATTCTAAGGTAGTCAGTGCGCTGGACACGTATCCTCCAAGATCGGACATGAAGTATATTAACCGTGCTTTGGATACCATTTACGTGTATTATCACGAGAAACTTGATTTAAGTAGTGCTCCAAGTAAGAGTGATTATACATTAAGTGCAGGCCAAGTAGATGCGGTAACCTTATTTAATGAGGATGGTAAATGGGGAATTGCGCCTGGTTACGCCAAATTGAGCGTGAGCGGAATCACCGAGGCGGATGCTGCCGGACTTATGCTAAGCTACAATGGCAGTGCGATTCGGGATCTCTCCGATGCAGGTAACCAGGCATTGCCTTATACCAAACAACCCGTGTGGACGATCAGCGAACATTTCAGCAAAGTGGTGGTCAGTTCAGACCGTAAATCACTGATTGCCGAGATTGTACCGGGCTGGGAACCCTATGTTAACGAGCAGTTGGAACTCTACAATAGTGAAGAGGTTAAATCGCGTTTTGCTGTGGCAATCACTGGTCAAGGAAGCTATTCTCCATCTTTTTCCACATACAGCTATGCAGGCAACTATCTTGAATTTACGCTTAAATTTGATACGCCGCTCCCGGAGGGCAATACGACACTTACCTTTGACACCACGGGTATCGTGAACTGGGCCAAGGATTTGTATCCTGCTAAGCTGATATCAGAGTCGATCACACAGATTGAGGCTCCGGGTACACCTTCGGCTAAGTACAATGAGAAGACCGGTGTGCTTAACCTGAGCTTTGCCCCAGACTTCAGCTTGGATTATGCCAGCTTAGCTGCGGGGCTTGTGCTGAAGGTAGATGGAGTGGAATATGCGCTCAGAGGGTATATTCTTTCCAGACATACCTATACGCAGAATGGCCAGACCACTGCTAATACACTGGATATTAGATTGAATGATCAGTATTCCTGGAAATTCAAGCAGGCTGTCGACAAGGGAACTGATGTGCAGATTAAATATACGAAGGTAAATGGAGACCATAATTCACAAATCTCGGATGGCGGAGGCTCCTTGCTGCCTGACTTCGATTACGTTACCGTAGTGAAGAAGCCTTAA
- a CDS encoding M56 family metallopeptidase translates to MTAGFTAILNMTITASYVAAAVMVIRLFLNKAPKIFSYVLWLAVLIRLVLPFSFPSAFSFLSFLTPTSRTGTGALEFVPSTLGLMLQPAVDTGVGLVNQAVNTSLPAGTPTASVNPMTIIMEIAGMVWVIGMVVLLLYFVVSYFKITSNLKTATLVSGNIYETDRITTPLVCGFIKPKIYVPLGLSDHELSYIVAHEQVHIRRLDYLVKPFAWLLLSVYWFNPLMWVSFNLMSKDMEMSCDEKVIASMGQEVKLSYSKSLLSLSVRSSGFSLGRPLAFGESHIQARIRNVLSYRKPRAPVTAAACVFSLICILGFTANPQGTPGIPLKTMENHAAVWANALIIRDGEPRYEMMSETMREKFKQEQIARSGEDWNYNIGVSSPWVVTFEVKIEDHTAHITYFTQTSEPASYLSEEAVTFGRVEGEVVVVGYESVYEDVKVEDGM, encoded by the coding sequence ATGACGGCGGGATTCACCGCCATCCTGAACATGACCATCACCGCCAGTTATGTAGCTGCTGCCGTGATGGTTATCCGGCTGTTTCTGAACAAAGCACCCAAGATATTCTCCTATGTCTTGTGGCTGGCGGTGCTGATCCGGCTTGTGCTGCCCTTCAGCTTCCCCTCTGCGTTCAGCTTCTTGAGCTTTCTCACGCCCACCAGCCGTACCGGCACCGGAGCGCTGGAGTTTGTTCCCTCTACCCTTGGCCTGATGCTGCAGCCTGCGGTTGATACTGGCGTTGGCTTAGTGAATCAAGCTGTGAACACCTCCCTGCCAGCGGGAACACCTACTGCCAGCGTCAATCCGATGACGATCATTATGGAGATTGCGGGCATGGTGTGGGTGATTGGCATGGTTGTTCTGCTTCTATACTTCGTGGTCTCTTATTTCAAAATAACAAGCAATCTGAAAACAGCCACTCTAGTCAGCGGCAATATATATGAAACCGACCGGATCACCACACCGCTGGTCTGCGGCTTCATCAAGCCCAAGATTTATGTTCCGCTAGGCTTAAGCGATCATGAGCTTTCTTATATTGTGGCGCATGAGCAGGTTCACATCCGTCGTCTGGATTATTTGGTTAAACCGTTCGCTTGGCTGCTGCTCAGTGTATACTGGTTCAATCCGCTGATGTGGGTGTCCTTCAACTTGATGAGCAAGGATATGGAAATGTCTTGCGATGAGAAGGTGATTGCCTCTATGGGACAGGAGGTTAAGCTCAGCTACTCGAAGTCGCTTCTGTCTCTTTCCGTCCGCAGCAGCGGGTTCAGCTTAGGCCGTCCGCTCGCCTTCGGTGAGAGCCATATTCAGGCCAGAATCCGAAATGTGCTGAGCTATAGGAAGCCACGTGCTCCAGTAACCGCAGCTGCCTGTGTATTTTCGTTAATTTGCATTCTGGGTTTCACAGCCAATCCGCAAGGGACTCCGGGAATCCCGCTGAAGACGATGGAGAATCATGCCGCAGTCTGGGCCAATGCGCTAATCATCCGTGACGGAGAACCCCGCTACGAGATGATGTCGGAGACGATGAGGGAGAAATTCAAGCAAGAACAAATCGCCCGCAGCGGTGAGGACTGGAACTACAATATCGGCGTGTCCAGCCCGTGGGTGGTTACATTCGAAGTTAAGATCGAGGATCACACGGCGCACATTACTTATTTCACACAAACCAGTGAACCCGCCTCCTATCTGAGCGAAGAGGCTGTGACCTTTGGGCGGGTAGAGGGTGAGGTAGTAGTGGTGGGGTATGAGAGTGTTTATGAGGACGTAAAAGTAGAGGACGGAATGTGA
- a CDS encoding BlaI/MecI/CopY family transcriptional regulator, with protein MESYKLFDAEHKFVSLIWDHEPVNSTELVKLSLEKLGWKKSTTYTVLRKLCARGILQNQNAVVTALIKREEAQKYESAALIDKAFDGSLPQFLTAFLGTNKISAKEAEQLKRIIEEATQ; from the coding sequence ATGGAATCTTATAAACTATTTGATGCGGAACATAAATTTGTGTCTTTGATCTGGGATCACGAACCTGTCAATTCAACCGAGCTGGTTAAGCTGTCTCTGGAGAAATTGGGCTGGAAGAAATCAACGACTTACACTGTACTGAGGAAACTCTGTGCCCGTGGTATTCTGCAGAATCAGAATGCGGTGGTGACTGCTCTTATTAAACGTGAGGAAGCACAGAAGTATGAGAGCGCAGCATTGATCGATAAGGCTTTTGACGGATCATTGCCGCAATTTCTAACCGCTTTCCTGGGCACAAACAAAATTTCCGCCAAAGAAGCCGAACAGCTGAAACGCATCATTGAGGAGGCAACCCAATGA
- a CDS encoding GNAT family N-acetyltransferase produces the protein MKIGGLNAVDTGKIEPILLTIPEQFESKRLLIRAPLWGDGAAVNEAVQESIEQLRPWMPWASSVPTQEASEISIRRSRLQFLERSDLRLLLIRKETGKLVGSSGLHRIDWPTRKFEIGYWVRSSCAGQGYITEAVEAITKYAIRELQANRIEIRCDSRNHPSARVALASGFSLEGVHRGDKLDVDDCLRSTMIYSKVRGVEF, from the coding sequence ATGAAGATTGGGGGATTGAACGCTGTGGATACTGGTAAAATAGAGCCAATCTTGTTAACCATTCCTGAGCAATTTGAAAGTAAACGGCTGCTGATCCGCGCGCCACTGTGGGGAGATGGAGCTGCTGTAAATGAGGCGGTACAAGAAAGTATCGAGCAATTGCGTCCATGGATGCCGTGGGCAAGCAGCGTTCCTACACAGGAAGCCTCCGAAATCAGCATCCGCCGCTCCCGGCTGCAGTTCCTGGAACGCTCCGACCTTAGACTGCTGCTGATTCGCAAAGAAACTGGCAAGCTAGTGGGCAGCAGCGGGTTGCACCGGATCGATTGGCCTACCCGCAAGTTTGAGATTGGCTATTGGGTCCGCAGCTCTTGCGCTGGACAAGGCTACATCACAGAGGCGGTTGAGGCGATTACGAAGTATGCCATCCGTGAGCTGCAGGCCAACCGGATTGAAATCCGCTGTGATTCCCGCAACCACCCAAGCGCCCGGGTCGCGTTAGCGTCGGGGTTCTCGCTGGAAGGTGTGCACCGGGGTGATAAGCTGGATGTGGACGACTGCTTAAGATCAACGATGATTTACTCTAAGGTTCGGGGCGTGGAGTTCTAA
- a CDS encoding amino acid permease produces the protein METKQLTRGLKTRHIELIALGGTIGVGLFMGSASTIKWAGPSVLLAYLLAGIIMFFVMRMMGEMLILEPVTGSFATFAHKYIHPLAGFLTAWSYWFLWVTVGMAEVTAIGIYMGYWFPDIPQWLPALIGVGIIAAANLAAVKFYGEFEFWFAMIKVVAIGVMLVVGTGMIFFGLGNGGEPIGLSNLYSHGGFFAGGLKGFLFALCIVTAAYQGIELVGITAGEAENPRHTLRKAIKNIIWRILVFYVGAIFVIVTIYPWNEVGESGSPFVMTFAKVGIVAAAGIINFVVLTAAMSGCNSGIYSAGRMLYTLAKNGQAPKFFGKISKSGVPRNSILTTISLLLIGVLFNYLMPDSKLFLYIYSASILPGMVPWFALAFSQFRFRDRWKDEMKDHPFKSLFFPASNYIVIIFLSLVLVGMWFNPDTHTSLLVGMTFIAIVIAGYFAFGIGKRQRIEETEEVQ, from the coding sequence TTGGAAACGAAGCAATTGACTAGAGGACTTAAGACACGGCATATCGAACTGATTGCACTCGGTGGCACCATTGGCGTCGGGCTGTTTATGGGTTCGGCAAGCACGATCAAATGGGCAGGACCCTCCGTGCTGCTGGCGTATTTGCTGGCAGGAATCATTATGTTTTTTGTGATGCGGATGATGGGGGAGATGCTGATTCTGGAGCCGGTAACCGGCTCTTTTGCTACTTTTGCCCATAAGTACATTCATCCCTTGGCGGGATTCCTGACTGCCTGGAGTTATTGGTTTCTGTGGGTAACCGTAGGGATGGCGGAAGTTACGGCCATTGGCATCTATATGGGGTATTGGTTCCCCGACATTCCGCAGTGGCTGCCCGCCCTTATAGGGGTAGGTATTATTGCGGCGGCGAATCTGGCGGCGGTGAAGTTCTATGGAGAGTTCGAATTCTGGTTCGCCATGATTAAGGTGGTTGCCATCGGTGTGATGCTGGTGGTCGGCACGGGGATGATTTTCTTCGGACTGGGCAATGGCGGTGAGCCGATTGGTCTGTCGAACCTGTACAGCCATGGCGGTTTTTTTGCCGGGGGACTGAAGGGCTTCCTGTTCGCACTCTGTATTGTAACGGCGGCCTATCAAGGGATTGAGCTGGTGGGTATTACAGCCGGGGAAGCCGAGAATCCCAGACATACGCTGCGCAAGGCGATCAAAAACATCATCTGGCGTATCCTGGTCTTCTACGTAGGCGCGATCTTTGTGATTGTTACGATTTACCCTTGGAATGAAGTTGGCGAGAGCGGCAGTCCATTCGTCATGACCTTTGCCAAGGTTGGTATCGTTGCGGCAGCAGGGATTATTAATTTCGTTGTGCTTACGGCGGCTATGTCCGGCTGCAACAGCGGAATCTATAGTGCGGGACGGATGCTGTATACACTGGCGAAGAATGGACAAGCCCCGAAGTTTTTTGGCAAAATCTCGAAGAGCGGCGTTCCCAGAAACAGTATTCTTACTACCATCTCGCTGCTGTTAATCGGAGTGCTGTTTAATTACCTGATGCCGGACTCCAAGCTGTTCCTGTATATTTACAGTGCCAGTATTCTGCCGGGTATGGTGCCATGGTTCGCGCTGGCATTCAGCCAGTTCAGATTCAGGGACCGGTGGAAGGATGAGATGAAGGACCACCCGTTCAAATCGTTGTTCTTCCCAGCCAGCAATTATATCGTAATTATTTTCTTATCGCTGGTGCTGGTGGGCATGTGGTTTAACCCGGATACGCATACGTCGCTGCTGGTGGGCATGACGTTTATCGCCATTGTTATTGCCGGTTATTTCGCCTTCGGAATCGGGAAGCGGCAGCGGATTGAAGAAACAGAGGAAGTGCAGTAA
- a CDS encoding phosphoenolpyruvate hydrolase family protein: MAHTYGFMTNRSTILRNLKAQLEKGHPIIGVATGTGITAKVAAQGGADFIMVLNSGKFRQMGRSSLAGFLPFCNSNDMVMEFASREIIPLVKQVPIIFGLNATDPTKDMTTYIQQIRSRGFAGINNYPTVGLLSGQFREALEEEGSSYLLEVEAIRTAHEQGLFTLAFVFDERQAEQMIGAGADVICVHLGLTEGGLLGARKVLSLEAAKVRAKRIFEVCNRLKPELIKLVYGGPVKTPVDVQYMYSGNTDLMGYIGGSAFERIPSEKSITDITKAFKSKGKLDEDELMVKMLDGVTKHYDYVDFVKEYVAQNYMNEVSFTDLAGVAHVSRSYLSTLFKKQVGCSFQTYLIQYRVDRAAELLEIGNLRLAEVAPLVGYPDYAQFSKMFKKYKGFSPKQVKSNINTKT, from the coding sequence ATGGCACACACCTATGGATTCATGACAAACCGCTCAACCATCCTCAGAAATCTTAAGGCGCAGCTGGAAAAGGGTCATCCCATCATCGGCGTAGCGACAGGCACGGGGATTACGGCCAAGGTTGCGGCACAAGGCGGAGCGGATTTCATTATGGTATTGAATTCCGGCAAGTTCCGGCAGATGGGCCGAAGCTCTTTGGCGGGATTCCTGCCGTTCTGCAACAGCAATGATATGGTGATGGAGTTTGCCTCGCGTGAGATTATTCCACTGGTGAAGCAGGTTCCGATTATTTTTGGACTGAATGCCACCGATCCGACGAAGGATATGACCACGTATATTCAGCAGATCCGCAGCAGAGGCTTCGCCGGGATCAACAACTATCCGACAGTCGGACTGTTAAGCGGACAGTTCAGGGAAGCCCTGGAAGAGGAGGGCTCTTCCTATCTGCTGGAGGTCGAAGCGATCCGGACCGCCCATGAGCAGGGGCTGTTTACGCTTGCATTCGTATTTGATGAAAGGCAGGCAGAGCAGATGATCGGGGCTGGAGCGGATGTGATCTGTGTGCATCTCGGGCTGACGGAAGGCGGATTACTCGGTGCCCGCAAGGTGTTGTCTCTGGAGGCGGCCAAGGTTAGGGCGAAACGGATATTCGAGGTCTGCAACAGGCTGAAGCCGGAGCTGATCAAGCTGGTATACGGCGGTCCGGTCAAAACTCCGGTGGATGTTCAATATATGTACAGCGGCAACACAGATCTGATGGGGTACATCGGCGGTTCTGCTTTTGAGCGGATTCCCTCCGAGAAGTCGATCACGGACATCACCAAGGCTTTTAAGAGCAAGGGCAAGCTGGATGAGGATGAGCTGATGGTCAAGATGCTGGACGGTGTAACCAAACACTACGATTATGTGGATTTCGTCAAAGAATATGTGGCCCAGAATTATATGAACGAGGTATCCTTCACCGATCTGGCCGGGGTAGCGCATGTCTCGCGCAGCTATTTAAGTACCTTGTTCAAAAAACAGGTAGGCTGCAGCTTCCAGACCTACCTCATCCAATACCGCGTCGACCGGGCGGCCGAGCTGCTGGAGATCGGGAATCTCCGCTTGGCGGAGGTGGCTCCCCTGGTGGGCTACCCGGATTATGCCCAGTTCAGCAAAATGTTCAAAAAGTACAAGGGTTTCTCACCCAAACAGGTTAAATCGAACATAAACACAAAAACATAG
- a CDS encoding phosphoenolpyruvate hydrolase family protein, which translates to MNKQTRTEIMAKFKEEVAGGKILLGVGAGTGITAKSSEAGGADMLIVYNSGRYRMAGRGSLAGLLSYGDANQIVVEMGSEVLPVVKHTPVLAGVCGTDPFRVMEVYLKQLKEQGFNGVQNFPTVGLIDGVFRQNLEETGMGYDLEVEMIRTAHELDLLTTPYVFDAEQAKAMAEAGADILVAHMGLTTKGTIGAVTALTLDDCVERIEQIIAAGRAVNPEIMVICHGGPIAEPEDAAYVIARTDGIDGFFGASSIERFAAEKGIREQTVSFKSITK; encoded by the coding sequence ATGAACAAACAGACAAGAACAGAAATCATGGCCAAGTTCAAGGAAGAGGTGGCTGGCGGCAAGATTCTGCTTGGCGTAGGTGCAGGTACAGGCATTACAGCCAAAAGCAGTGAAGCAGGCGGCGCCGATATGCTGATCGTCTACAATTCCGGCAGATACAGAATGGCGGGACGCGGCTCGCTGGCGGGACTGCTGTCTTATGGGGATGCTAATCAGATTGTGGTGGAGATGGGCTCTGAGGTGCTGCCGGTGGTGAAGCATACTCCGGTTCTGGCAGGCGTCTGCGGAACAGATCCGTTCCGGGTGATGGAGGTCTATCTGAAACAATTGAAGGAGCAGGGCTTCAACGGAGTGCAGAATTTCCCTACCGTCGGTCTGATTGACGGCGTGTTTCGGCAGAATCTTGAAGAGACGGGAATGGGATACGATCTGGAGGTAGAGATGATTCGCACGGCGCATGAGCTGGACCTGCTGACCACTCCCTACGTATTCGATGCCGAGCAGGCCAAAGCGATGGCAGAAGCCGGAGCAGACATTCTGGTGGCGCATATGGGACTTACGACCAAGGGTACCATCGGCGCGGTCACAGCGCTTACCCTGGATGATTGTGTGGAGCGGATCGAACAGATTATTGCCGCAGGCCGGGCGGTCAACCCGGAGATTATGGTCATCTGCCACGGCGGGCCGATTGCCGAGCCGGAGGATGCCGCCTACGTGATTGCCCGGACTGACGGAATTGACGGTTTCTTCGGTGCCTCCAGCATCGAACGGTTCGCTGCCGAGAAGGGCATCCGCGAGCAGACGGTATCCTTTAAGTCGATTACGAAATAA